The following are from one region of the Polaribacter marinaquae genome:
- a CDS encoding alpha-ketoacid dehydrogenase subunit alpha/beta: MAQKTLTQDTKELSFKDFKAEVLNDYKIAKISRECSLLGRREVLTGKAKFGIFGDGKEVPQLALAKAFKKGDFRSGYYRDQTFMMAIGELTAQQFFAGLYAHTDIDIEPMSAGRQMGGHFATHSLNEDGSWKNLTEQYNSSSDISPTAGQMPRLLGLAQASKIYRNEKSVQHKTNFSKNGNEIAWGTIGNASTSEGLFFETINAAGVLQVPMVMSVWDDEYGISVHAKHQTTKESISEILKGFQRDNDANGYEIFVVNGWDYVKLIDTYNKAAKISREEHVPVLIHVKELTQPQGHSTSGSHERYKGKERLQWEKEHDCIAKMRKWILDFELETENGETLRFVDSEADLIILEKEAKKTVTTAKRNAWNAYNNELIAEVKIAANLLDRVAKKSKNSAFITKYKNDLEKLVEPIRKDILIATRKTLRYLKDEEFSEKIELQNFIKKTIEAAAYKYSSYLYSESNYSALNVSAKKPVYAQKQNLVDARIVMRDNFDAILKKHPEVVIFGEDAGFIGDVNQGLEGLQEKYGDIRISDTGIREATIIGQGIGLAMRGLRPIAEIQYLDYLLYALQIMSDDLATLHYRSFGKQKAPLIIRTRGHRLEGIWHAGSPMGGIINNVRGMHVLVPRNMTKAAGFYNTLLEGDEPALVVECLNGYRLKEELPINLAEFKTPIGYVETVKEGTDITVVSYGSTLRIVQETAIELQQVGINIEIIDAQSLLPFDLNSDCVKSLAKTNKLLVVDEDVPGGASAYILQEILEKQNGYQYLDSKPATLASKPHRPAYGTDGDYFSKPSAEDIFEKIYDIMHESNPNKYKSLY; this comes from the coding sequence ATGGCTCAGAAAACACTTACTCAAGATACAAAAGAACTTTCTTTTAAAGATTTTAAAGCAGAAGTTTTAAACGACTATAAAATTGCTAAAATTAGTAGAGAATGTAGTTTACTTGGTCGAAGAGAAGTTTTAACTGGTAAAGCTAAATTCGGAATTTTTGGTGACGGTAAAGAAGTGCCTCAATTAGCCTTAGCAAAAGCCTTTAAAAAAGGAGATTTTAGATCTGGTTATTATAGAGATCAAACTTTTATGATGGCAATTGGCGAGTTAACTGCACAACAGTTTTTTGCTGGCTTATATGCTCATACAGATATCGATATAGAACCAATGTCTGCTGGTAGACAAATGGGTGGGCATTTTGCCACACATAGTTTAAATGAAGATGGTAGCTGGAAAAACCTAACAGAACAATACAACTCTAGTTCAGATATTTCTCCTACTGCAGGTCAAATGCCTCGTTTATTAGGTTTAGCGCAAGCTTCTAAAATCTATAGAAACGAAAAAAGTGTACAACACAAAACCAACTTTTCTAAAAATGGTAATGAAATTGCTTGGGGTACAATAGGTAACGCAAGTACAAGTGAAGGTTTATTTTTCGAAACAATTAATGCCGCAGGTGTTTTACAAGTACCAATGGTTATGAGTGTTTGGGATGATGAATACGGAATTTCTGTTCACGCAAAACATCAAACTACAAAAGAAAGTATTTCTGAAATCTTAAAAGGTTTTCAAAGAGATAACGATGCCAATGGTTATGAAATCTTTGTAGTAAATGGTTGGGATTATGTAAAATTAATAGACACTTACAATAAAGCAGCTAAAATTTCTAGAGAAGAACATGTACCTGTTTTAATTCATGTTAAAGAATTAACACAACCTCAAGGGCACTCTACATCTGGTTCTCACGAGAGATATAAAGGAAAAGAAAGGTTACAGTGGGAAAAAGAACACGACTGTATCGCTAAAATGAGAAAATGGATTTTAGATTTTGAATTAGAAACAGAAAACGGGGAAACTTTACGTTTTGTAGATTCTGAAGCCGATTTAATCATTTTAGAAAAAGAAGCTAAAAAAACAGTTACTACTGCAAAAAGAAATGCTTGGAACGCTTATAACAACGAATTAATTGCTGAAGTAAAAATTGCAGCAAATTTACTGGACAGAGTTGCTAAAAAAAGCAAAAACAGCGCGTTTATTACAAAATATAAAAACGATTTAGAAAAACTAGTAGAACCAATTAGAAAAGATATTTTAATTGCAACTAGAAAAACACTTCGTTATTTAAAGGATGAAGAATTTTCTGAGAAAATAGAACTTCAAAACTTTATTAAAAAAACGATTGAGGCAGCAGCTTATAAATATTCTTCTTATTTGTATAGCGAAAGTAATTACAGTGCTTTAAATGTAAGCGCAAAAAAACCTGTTTATGCTCAAAAACAAAACTTGGTAGATGCAAGAATTGTAATGAGAGATAATTTTGATGCAATTTTAAAGAAGCATCCAGAAGTTGTAATTTTTGGTGAAGACGCCGGTTTTATTGGTGATGTAAATCAAGGTTTAGAAGGTTTACAAGAAAAATACGGCGATATTAGAATTTCTGATACAGGAATTAGAGAAGCTACAATTATAGGACAAGGTATTGGATTAGCAATGCGTGGTTTAAGACCGATTGCAGAAATACAATATTTAGATTACTTACTGTATGCTTTACAAATTATGAGTGATGATTTAGCAACCTTACATTATAGAAGTTTTGGTAAACAAAAAGCACCATTAATTATTAGAACTCGTGGTCATAGATTAGAAGGTATATGGCACGCAGGTTCACCAATGGGTGGTATTATTAACAACGTTAGAGGAATGCATGTTTTAGTTCCTAGAAACATGACTAAAGCTGCCGGTTTTTACAACACTTTACTAGAAGGAGACGAACCTGCTTTAGTGGTAGAATGTTTAAATGGTTATAGATTAAAAGAAGAATTACCAATTAATTTAGCAGAATTTAAAACACCTATTGGTTATGTAGAAACTGTTAAAGAAGGTACAGATATTACAGTTGTTTCTTACGGATCTACTTTAAGAATTGTGCAAGAAACTGCTATCGAATTACAACAAGTAGGTATTAACATAGAAATTATAGATGCCCAAAGCTTGTTACCTTTTGATTTAAATTCTGATTGTGTTAAAAGTCTTGCTAAAACTAACAAATTATTAGTTGTTGACGAAGATGTACCAGGTGGAGCATCTGCTTATATATTGCAAGAAATTTTAGAAAAACAAAACGGATATCAATATTTAGACAGCAAACCAGCTACATTAGCATCTAAACCACATAGACCTGCTTATGGTACAGACGGAGATTATTTCTCTAAACCATCTGCAGAAGATATTTTTGAAAAGATTTATGATATTATGCACGAATCGAATCCAAACAAATATAAAAGTTTGTATTAA
- a CDS encoding zinc-dependent metalloprotease, producing the protein MKKIILFSLVTSLLFTSDLFSQSGRIKLKKKNKTEKKTETKAPKKSKTPKYSDFVKKSTKTDDGLFKVHENKDKFLYEIPNSYLGKEMLLVTRIKEIPANLGGGYVNAGSKINTQVIVWEKYKNKILLKVKSYNAIAEDNLPIYKSVKANNLEPVIYAFDVKSQNIDSTAVLVDVTKFFSTDVKAISGLPSYYRKNYKVRRLDASRSFISSIKSYPKNIEVIQDFTFDADAPPSNRNTNTISMRINQSMILLPEEPMMSRVYDKRVGYFTIGNVDYSSEALKADSKRYIRRWRLEPKDEAAYNRGELVEPIKPIVYYLDPATPEKLRKYIKQGVDDWQKVFETAGFKNAIMAKMPPTKEEDPEFSMEDIRYSSIRYVASTTRNATGPSVSDPRSGEILESDIIWYHNHLRSYRNRYLLETGAANPSARTLDTPDEEIGDMMRMVIAHEVGHALGLPHNMAASYAYPTDSLRSGDFTQKNGIAATIMDYARYNYVAQPGDKNIRFIRQLGPYDHYAINWGYRKIPNVTSPEQEVKTLDKWIEEKGNDPIYRFGGQRFDPSAQTEGIGNDQVKSSTYGVKNLKIVAKNLPNWTSNQTNNYEDLNELYGELLSVWGRYVGHVTGNIGGVYEFNKKPSQQGAIYVPVSKNVQKESLNWLLNNVFKTQNWLLDKNILNKIDETGYTEKLGRYQDRNLATLLNYRTLERMIEAEVIQDDFYPASDMISDLRIGIFSEARSTKNVDLQRRKLQKSFIKRLGSLMSDKAATSTDISSIVRGELTTLKYQLNTASKRAINKISKYHYKDLIVNINNILDPK; encoded by the coding sequence ATGAAAAAAATAATTTTATTTTCATTAGTTACTTCACTCCTTTTCACATCCGACTTATTTAGTCAAAGTGGTCGAATTAAATTAAAGAAAAAAAATAAAACTGAAAAAAAAACAGAAACCAAAGCTCCTAAAAAAAGTAAAACTCCTAAATATTCAGACTTTGTAAAAAAAAGTACAAAGACTGACGATGGTTTGTTTAAAGTACATGAAAATAAAGATAAATTTCTTTATGAAATTCCTAATTCATATTTAGGTAAAGAAATGTTATTAGTTACTAGAATTAAAGAAATTCCTGCTAATTTAGGTGGTGGTTATGTAAATGCTGGCTCTAAAATTAACACACAAGTTATTGTTTGGGAAAAATATAAAAACAAAATCTTATTAAAAGTAAAATCTTACAATGCTATTGCAGAAGATAATTTACCTATTTACAAATCTGTAAAAGCAAATAATTTAGAACCAGTAATTTATGCTTTTGATGTAAAATCTCAAAACATCGACTCTACTGCAGTTTTAGTAGACGTTACTAAGTTTTTCTCTACAGATGTTAAAGCAATTTCTGGCTTACCATCATATTACAGAAAAAACTACAAAGTAAGAAGATTAGATGCTTCTAGAAGCTTTATCAGTAGTATTAAAAGCTACCCAAAAAACATAGAGGTAATTCAAGATTTTACATTTGATGCTGATGCACCGCCAAGTAATAGAAATACAAATACGATTTCTATGCGAATTAATCAATCGATGATTTTATTACCAGAAGAACCAATGATGTCGAGAGTTTACGACAAAAGAGTTGGTTATTTTACAATTGGTAATGTAGATTATAGTTCTGAAGCCTTAAAAGCGGACAGCAAAAGATACATAAGAAGATGGAGGTTAGAACCAAAAGATGAAGCTGCTTATAACAGAGGAGAATTAGTAGAACCAATTAAACCGATTGTTTATTATTTAGACCCTGCAACACCAGAAAAACTAAGAAAATATATAAAACAAGGTGTAGATGATTGGCAAAAAGTTTTTGAAACTGCTGGTTTTAAAAATGCAATTATGGCAAAAATGCCTCCAACAAAAGAAGAAGACCCAGAATTTAGTATGGAAGATATTCGTTATTCTTCTATTAGATACGTGGCAAGTACAACACGAAATGCAACGGGACCAAGTGTTTCTGACCCAAGATCTGGTGAAATTTTAGAAAGTGATATTATTTGGTACCACAATCATTTACGTTCTTACAGAAACAGATACTTACTAGAAACTGGTGCTGCGAATCCTTCTGCGAGAACTTTAGACACACCAGATGAAGAAATTGGCGACATGATGCGCATGGTAATTGCTCATGAAGTTGGTCATGCTTTAGGTTTACCTCACAACATGGCTGCTAGTTATGCATACCCAACAGATTCTTTAAGATCTGGTGATTTTACTCAAAAAAACGGAATTGCAGCAACAATTATGGATTACGCAAGATATAATTACGTTGCACAACCAGGTGATAAAAACATACGTTTTATTAGACAACTTGGTCCTTACGACCATTATGCAATTAACTGGGGTTACAGAAAAATACCAAATGTTACATCACCCGAACAAGAAGTTAAAACTTTAGACAAATGGATTGAAGAAAAAGGAAATGACCCAATTTATCGATTTGGTGGCCAGCGTTTTGATCCATCTGCACAAACCGAAGGAATTGGTAACGATCAAGTTAAATCTAGTACATATGGTGTAAAAAACTTAAAAATTGTTGCTAAAAACCTACCTAATTGGACTTCTAATCAAACAAATAATTACGAAGATTTAAATGAATTATACGGTGAATTATTAAGTGTTTGGGGACGTTATGTTGGTCATGTTACTGGTAATATTGGTGGAGTATACGAATTCAACAAAAAACCATCTCAACAAGGTGCTATTTATGTACCAGTTTCTAAAAACGTTCAAAAAGAATCTTTAAACTGGTTATTAAATAACGTGTTTAAAACTCAGAATTGGTTACTTGATAAAAATATTCTTAATAAGATAGATGAAACAGGCTATACAGAAAAGTTAGGTCGTTATCAAGACAGGAATCTAGCAACATTATTAAATTATAGAACTTTAGAAAGAATGATTGAAGCAGAAGTTATTCAAGATGATTTCTATCCTGCATCAGACATGATAAGCGATTTACGTATAGGAATATTTTCTGAAGCTAGAAGTACTAAAAACGTAGACTTACAAAGAAGAAAACTTCAAAAATCTTTTATCAAAAGATTAGGTTCGTTAATGAGTGATAAAGCTGCAACAAGTACAGATATTTCTTCAATTGTTAGAGGAGAATTAACAACATTAAAATACCAGTTAAACACTGCAAGTAAAAGAGCTATAAATAAAATATCTAAGTATCATTACAAAGATTTAATTGTAAATATTAACAACATTTTAGATCCAAAGTAA
- a CDS encoding DUF2851 family protein: MNEDFLHYVWKYKMFSSVKLCTVNNETLSILKTGLHNQNAGPDFLNAHLKIDDQTWIGNVEIHLKSSDWYLHNHELDRNYEAVILHVVWENDALIYMKNNKAIPTLVLKPFVDKDLLNNYRSLLLSRKNWIPCEKNLSQIDLFTFNNWKERLFFERLERKSSEIKILLEVEQNNFEGVLFQLLAKNFGLKINGDAFLTLAKSVDYSIVKKVSANSTQFSALLFGQAGFLEEDIQHNYYLLLKEEYVFLKHKFNLKPLSNNQFSFFRMRPNNFPTIRIAQLVALLTKEKNLFSKIIESNTLADFYDLFKIEMIDFWQTHYNFESISKKSSKRLTKSFIDLLIINTIIPLKFMYHKSRGEVNEETYLEILREIKSEKNSVISKFTELKVSSESAFDSQALLELKNNYCALKRCLECAIGKNVLSKS; the protein is encoded by the coding sequence ATGAATGAAGATTTTCTTCATTATGTCTGGAAATATAAAATGTTTTCTAGCGTAAAATTGTGCACAGTAAATAACGAAACGCTCTCGATTCTTAAAACAGGTTTGCATAATCAAAATGCAGGACCCGATTTTTTAAATGCGCATTTAAAGATTGATGATCAAACTTGGATAGGTAATGTAGAGATTCACTTAAAATCATCGGATTGGTATTTGCATAATCATGAATTAGATAGAAATTATGAAGCTGTAATTTTACATGTTGTTTGGGAAAACGATGCTTTGATTTATATGAAAAATAATAAAGCAATACCCACTTTGGTTCTTAAACCTTTTGTAGATAAAGATCTTTTAAATAATTATAGGAGTTTACTATTGTCTCGTAAAAATTGGATTCCTTGTGAGAAAAACCTATCACAAATAGATTTGTTTACTTTCAATAATTGGAAAGAGCGTTTATTTTTTGAACGGTTAGAAAGAAAATCATCAGAAATTAAAATTCTTTTAGAAGTAGAGCAAAATAACTTTGAAGGGGTTTTATTTCAATTATTAGCTAAAAATTTCGGATTAAAAATAAATGGAGATGCGTTTTTGACTCTAGCAAAATCAGTTGATTATTCGATTGTAAAAAAAGTAAGTGCAAATTCTACACAGTTTTCTGCGTTACTTTTTGGACAAGCAGGTTTTTTAGAAGAAGACATTCAGCATAATTATTATTTGCTTTTAAAAGAAGAATATGTTTTTTTAAAACATAAATTCAATCTAAAACCTTTGTCAAACAATCAGTTTTCCTTTTTTAGAATGCGTCCTAATAATTTTCCTACCATAAGAATTGCGCAGTTAGTTGCATTATTAACCAAAGAGAAAAATTTATTTTCTAAGATTATTGAATCAAATACGCTTGCAGACTTTTATGATTTATTTAAAATTGAAATGATTGATTTTTGGCAAACACATTATAATTTTGAATCAATTTCTAAAAAATCTTCTAAACGACTTACCAAATCATTTATAGATTTATTGATTATCAATACAATAATACCTTTAAAATTTATGTATCATAAGAGCAGAGGAGAAGTAAATGAAGAAACTTATTTAGAAATTTTAAGGGAAATTAAATCAGAAAAAAATAGTGTTATTTCTAAGTTTACAGAGTTAAAGGTTTCTTCTGAAAGTGCATTCGACTCTCAAGCTTTATTAGAGCTTAAAAACAACTATTGCGCACTTAAACGATGTTTAGAATGCGCAATAGGTAAAAATGTTTTAAGTAAAAGTTAA
- a CDS encoding NAD(P)H-dependent oxidoreductase: protein MTIIDNLKWRYAVKKFDANKKLTEEQVNTLKEAFNLTATCYGLQPIKLIVINNKEVQEQLLPFSFNQQQIVQASHLFVICIQDNYTTKEVTEYFNLVKKIRNTPDEILNPFKDFLTAEIQKKTQEELAIANKNQAYIALGNLLTVCASLNIDSCPMEGFIPSKYDEVLGLEKHNLKSVLVLPVGFRAEDDYMKDLLKVRKNLTESVIEIS from the coding sequence ATGACTATTATAGATAATTTAAAATGGCGTTATGCAGTAAAAAAGTTTGATGCTAATAAAAAGCTAACAGAAGAACAAGTAAACACACTAAAAGAAGCTTTTAATTTAACAGCTACTTGTTATGGTTTACAACCTATAAAATTAATTGTAATTAATAATAAAGAAGTTCAAGAACAACTGCTTCCGTTTTCTTTTAATCAACAGCAAATTGTACAAGCCTCTCACCTATTTGTAATTTGCATACAAGATAATTACACTACAAAAGAAGTTACAGAATATTTCAACTTAGTAAAAAAAATCAGAAATACACCCGATGAAATTTTAAATCCGTTTAAAGATTTTTTAACGGCAGAAATTCAGAAAAAAACACAAGAAGAATTAGCTATTGCAAATAAAAATCAAGCTTACATTGCTTTAGGTAATTTACTAACAGTTTGCGCAAGTTTAAATATAGATTCTTGCCCTATGGAAGGTTTTATTCCTTCTAAATACGATGAAGTTTTAGGATTGGAAAAGCATAATTTAAAATCTGTTTTAGTGCTACCTGTTGGTTTTAGAGCAGAAGACGATTACATGAAAGATTTATTAAAAGTTAGGAAAAATCTAACAGAAAGTGTTATCGAAATCTCTTAA
- a CDS encoding aminoacyl-histidine dipeptidase, producing the protein MSTEVRNLEPKEVWNMFADLNAVPRPSKKEERVIQFMVDFGKKLNLETFVDKVGNVIINKKATKGLEDRKTVVLQSHLDMVHQKNAATNFDFDSEGIKMIVDGDWVKADGTTLGADNGLGVAAIMAVLASTEIEHPNIEALFTIDEETGMTGAMGLEGNILKGDILLNLDTEEDDEIGMGCAGGVDITATRTYKEEEVPENSNAFSITVNGLNGGHSGMDIIKGLGNANKIMNRLLFDGFTNYGLRISEINGGSLRNAIPRESFALVTVDAISKEAFLFESNLLINNIKKEFATLEPNLNIEISDTNLPEKVMELGVQEGFIKSIYTALNGVYRMSPDIEGLVETSNNIAKIVAKDGNIKISCLTRSSSETNKLDLANSLKSAFELSGFSVDFSGEYPGWQPNVNSEILDIVSNLYEKLHQEKANVAACHAGLECGILGQNYPEMDMVSFGPTIRGAHSPDERASISSTQKFWNFLIEILKNTPKK; encoded by the coding sequence ATGAGCACAGAAGTTAGAAATTTAGAACCAAAAGAAGTTTGGAATATGTTTGCAGACCTTAACGCTGTTCCGCGTCCTTCAAAAAAAGAAGAACGTGTTATACAGTTTATGGTAGATTTTGGTAAAAAACTAAATTTAGAAACATTTGTAGATAAAGTTGGTAATGTAATTATCAATAAAAAAGCTACCAAAGGTTTAGAAGATAGAAAAACAGTGGTTTTACAAAGTCATTTAGATATGGTGCATCAAAAAAATGCAGCAACTAATTTCGATTTTGATTCTGAAGGAATTAAAATGATTGTTGATGGAGATTGGGTAAAAGCAGATGGCACAACACTTGGCGCAGATAATGGTTTAGGTGTTGCAGCAATAATGGCTGTTTTAGCTTCTACAGAAATTGAACACCCAAATATTGAAGCACTTTTTACAATTGATGAAGAAACCGGAATGACTGGTGCCATGGGTTTAGAAGGAAATATTTTAAAAGGTGATATTTTACTAAATTTAGATACAGAAGAAGATGATGAAATAGGAATGGGTTGTGCTGGTGGCGTAGATATTACCGCAACAAGAACATATAAAGAAGAAGAAGTTCCAGAAAATTCAAATGCCTTTTCTATCACTGTAAATGGTTTAAATGGTGGGCATTCTGGTATGGATATTATCAAAGGTTTAGGTAATGCCAACAAAATAATGAACCGTTTATTATTTGACGGATTTACTAATTATGGTTTAAGAATATCAGAAATTAACGGTGGTAGTTTAAGAAATGCTATACCAAGAGAAAGTTTTGCTTTGGTTACTGTTGATGCAATTTCTAAAGAAGCTTTTTTGTTTGAAAGCAACTTACTAATTAACAACATTAAAAAAGAATTTGCAACTTTAGAACCAAATCTAAATATTGAAATCTCTGACACAAACTTACCTGAAAAGGTAATGGAATTGGGTGTGCAAGAAGGTTTTATAAAATCTATTTACACAGCTTTAAACGGAGTTTATAGAATGAGTCCGGATATTGAAGGCCTGGTAGAAACTTCTAATAATATTGCTAAAATTGTAGCAAAAGATGGCAATATTAAAATTAGTTGTTTAACAAGATCATCATCAGAAACTAATAAATTAGATTTAGCAAATTCTTTAAAATCTGCTTTTGAATTGTCTGGATTTTCAGTTGATTTTTCAGGAGAATATCCTGGATGGCAACCAAATGTAAATTCAGAAATTTTAGATATCGTTTCTAATTTATATGAAAAATTACATCAAGAAAAAGCAAATGTTGCTGCTTGTCATGCAGGTTTAGAATGCGGAATTTTAGGGCAAAATTATCCGGAAATGGATATGGTTTCTTTCGGACCAACAATTAGAGGCGCACATTCGCCAGACGAACGCGCAAGTATATCATCAACACAAAAATTCTGGAACTTTTTAATTGAAATATTAAAAAATACACCAAAAAAATAG
- a CDS encoding ParA family protein encodes MGKIIAIANQKGGVGKTTTSVNLAASLGVLEKKVLLIDADPQANASSGLGIDVETVEGGTYHVLEHTLSAKDAIIKTDSPNVDIIPAHIDLVAIEIELVDKQEREYMLKKSLEEIKDDYDYILIDCAPSLGLITLNSLVAANSVIIPIQCEYFALEGLGKLLNTVKSVQNIHNPSLDIEGLLLTMFDARLRLSNQVVDEVRKHFSSMVFDTIIRRNTRLGEAPSYGESIIAYDATSKGAVNYLNLAQELLKKNS; translated from the coding sequence ATGGGTAAAATTATTGCAATAGCAAATCAAAAAGGTGGTGTTGGTAAAACAACTACCAGTGTAAATTTAGCAGCCTCTTTAGGTGTTTTAGAGAAAAAAGTTTTGTTGATAGATGCAGATCCGCAAGCAAATGCTTCTTCTGGTTTAGGTATAGATGTAGAAACTGTAGAAGGCGGAACATATCATGTTTTAGAGCACACTTTATCAGCTAAAGATGCGATTATTAAAACCGATTCGCCAAATGTAGATATTATACCTGCACATATAGATTTAGTAGCTATTGAAATAGAACTTGTAGATAAGCAAGAAAGAGAATACATGTTAAAAAAATCGTTAGAAGAAATTAAAGACGATTATGACTATATTTTAATAGATTGTGCACCATCTTTAGGGTTAATTACCTTAAACTCTTTAGTTGCTGCAAATTCTGTAATTATACCAATTCAATGTGAATATTTCGCATTAGAAGGTTTGGGTAAATTACTAAATACTGTAAAAAGTGTTCAGAATATACACAACCCAAGTTTAGATATAGAAGGTTTATTATTAACAATGTTCGATGCTCGTTTAAGGTTATCGAATCAAGTAGTAGATGAAGTAAGAAAACATTTTTCTTCTATGGTTTTTGATACAATTATTAGAAGAAATACACGTTTAGGTGAAGCACCAAGTTATGGTGAAAGCATTATTGCTTATGATGCAACAAGTAAAGGAGCAGTAAATTACTTAAATTTAGCTCAAGAATTATTAAAAAAGAATTCGTAA
- a CDS encoding ParB/RepB/Spo0J family partition protein, translating into MAKATKKQALGRGLSALLQQDTPNVNSASDKNADKLVGSIIEIELDKIDVNPYQPRTYFDEEALRELASSIKELGVIQPITVRKLESNKFQLVSGERRFRASKLIGNKTVPAYIRLANDQEMLEMALVENIQRKNLDPIEVALSYQRLIDEIQLTQEELSTRVGKKRSTVTNYLRLLKLDPILQTGMRDGFISMGHGRAMINVDNTEDQLAIYEKILREKLSVRQTEDLVKSLKSGSIAKPKKKTVPTFVKNSLKDISEYFGHKVDVSVSANGKGKISIPFHSEEDFNRIKNLLK; encoded by the coding sequence ATGGCAAAAGCGACTAAGAAACAAGCGTTAGGAAGAGGATTATCTGCTTTATTACAACAAGACACACCAAATGTAAATTCTGCATCAGATAAAAATGCCGACAAATTAGTTGGTAGTATTATCGAAATAGAATTAGATAAAATTGATGTTAACCCTTATCAACCTAGAACATATTTCGACGAAGAAGCTTTAAGAGAGCTTGCTAGCTCTATTAAAGAATTAGGTGTTATACAGCCTATTACTGTTAGAAAATTAGAAAGTAATAAATTTCAATTAGTTTCTGGTGAAAGAAGATTTAGAGCTTCTAAGTTAATAGGAAATAAAACTGTACCCGCTTATATTAGATTAGCAAATGACCAAGAAATGCTAGAAATGGCATTGGTAGAAAATATTCAGCGTAAAAACTTAGATCCAATAGAAGTTGCACTTTCTTACCAACGTTTAATTGACGAAATTCAATTAACACAAGAAGAATTAAGTACAAGAGTTGGTAAAAAAAGATCTACGGTAACTAACTATTTACGTTTGTTAAAATTAGATCCAATATTACAAACAGGTATGAGAGATGGTTTTATTTCTATGGGACATGGTCGTGCAATGATTAATGTTGACAACACAGAAGATCAATTAGCCATTTATGAAAAAATTTTAAGAGAAAAACTTTCTGTAAGACAAACAGAAGATTTAGTAAAAAGCTTAAAATCTGGATCTATTGCTAAGCCTAAGAAAAAAACGGTACCAACTTTTGTAAAAAATAGCCTAAAGGATATTAGCGAATATTTTGGTCATAAAGTTGATGTTTCTGTTAGTGCAAACGGAAAAGGTAAAATTTCAATACCATTTCATTCTGAAGAAGATTTTAACCGAATAAAAAACTTATTAAAATAA
- a CDS encoding DUF5683 domain-containing protein: protein MISKKIIITISVLFFSFHLFSQKDSTKVKTKQNLIIQEGVYKPLAPAKAAFYSAIFPGLGQIYNKKYWKAPLVWGAIATPTYFYLNNNSEYKRYRTAYKLRKSGFQDEFTNDLGEVTVSLETLERAQEQLRENRDLSLMWGVIIYVLQIVEASVNAHLIQFNTDDNLSLKPSFVQDPILFDAPKIGFTLKYTF, encoded by the coding sequence GTGATTTCAAAAAAAATTATAATAACCATTTCTGTTTTGTTTTTTTCTTTTCATCTTTTTTCGCAAAAAGATTCAACAAAAGTTAAGACAAAACAGAACCTTATTATACAAGAAGGTGTTTATAAACCTTTGGCGCCAGCTAAAGCTGCTTTTTATTCTGCTATTTTTCCTGGTTTAGGTCAAATTTATAATAAAAAATATTGGAAAGCACCCTTGGTTTGGGGCGCCATAGCAACACCTACTTACTTTTATTTAAATAACAACAGCGAATATAAACGCTATAGAACCGCTTATAAACTTAGAAAATCTGGTTTTCAGGATGAGTTTACAAACGACTTAGGAGAAGTTACAGTATCTCTAGAAACCTTAGAAAGAGCGCAAGAACAATTAAGAGAAAATAGAGATTTATCTTTAATGTGGGGTGTAATTATTTATGTATTACAGATTGTAGAAGCTAGTGTAAATGCACATTTAATACAATTTAATACAGACGATAATTTATCATTAAAACCATCATTTGTTCAAGATCCTATTTTATTTGATGCTCCTAAAATTGGTTTTACACTAAAATATACTTTTTAA